The region CACTTTCAGAATCAATTCTCTTCGTAGCTTTACGACGGATAGAGAAAACCTCTTCATCGCTCTCCTCTGAATCAAATATACCAACTTCACTCTTGCTATTTTCCTGACAAGAGTTTAATATATCCATTTCATTCTGAAAAGTTTCTGGAACGTCAGGACCTTCACATCTGTGCTTTGGATTCTCCATGTCCACACTTCTTCCAAGTTCCATGGAACGTTCCAAGCTGTTGCCTTCTTGGCTCAAATTGTCAGAGTCATCGAGAACTAGTAGAGCGTCTGTGACGGGAGCTAAGGAGGTTTCCATTAAACTCTGCATTTCGTTCTCCGACGCAGAAAGTTTATCATTATCCATCGAATCTTCTAGGACTAGGTTGAAGTCACATTGTAGTTGAGACTTTGATAGAGACAAGTTGGGGTCTTCCTTTAGACTTCCATTATTACCCATCAGGCGTGGCTGTTCAAGCTTTGCTGCCTTGAAGATACAACTTTGCAAAATGTTTTGACTTTTCTTAATGTCTGAACTGTTAGCTGTAGCAGCAATATCCTTTATTCCAGAATGTCCATTTAATAAAGAACTTCCTGCTCCctgcaaaaagaaaaagacaaaaaaaaaaaaaaattcatgtagTTGGAAAATCATTTTACATAACTaatttaatggggttgtccattactaggacaatcCATTCTTTATCTAAATGCTTGCCCccaataaagcttatactcccctcccatgccaGGACTTGTGTTCCTGCGGTTGTGAAACTTGATATGGGTGCTCAACCAGCGCTGAAGTAACGGGCCCCACCTTCGTAGGAATTCAACATGAAGAAAAAGTCAGATCAGCCGTAGCCCTGACTTCCTTTCCAAGTTCAATTCATGAAAAGTCAGAaccagtgatgccagtgctgattagcACCAGGATCAAGTGTCACAACAACCGAACGAGAGTCCCGGGACCACGAGTGCCGACACTGGaggagagtataagctttttttattttgtcagggccaaacatttagatcaagaaggggttgtcctagtagtggacaactagtTTATGCAAACATCCATATTGACAATGGCATGAAAAAGGAATACAAGAATTTGGTTTGGTGAATTTTCTGAGGCTCATCTTTTTTTGTTCCCCCTGGAGATAAGTTTTTCTGAGGCGTCTCGGCTGTCTCAGAGCACACAGCAGCATTCAGCCAAGTGTTTCTGGAATCAGCGCTGATTAGAAGAACAAGGCGAAAACAGGACTCAGCGTTCAGTAGCCGCATAGAGAAAGGACCACAAATCAAGCATGCATTACAGGGATAAAAGTTCTTAGTCCTGCCAATCATTGTGTGTCCCAGCAGTTGGACTCGCACtaatcaacaagttatcacctatccacaggaacggcttttcactggacaacccctgtaactCTATTCATGCTCGAAAGCATTGTTATATATAACATAGAATTGTGACTCAGTCCGAGCTACGATGAGACTCGAACAAGCGGCCATCAGTCAGGATCTGCCCAGAAACCTGAAAACTAAGGGCCAACACTGGAAATACTGAGCCTTCACATATTGGTCACTGCAAGAGTAAACCCTTACGAAATGTTTATAGTTGTACTTCAGTAATCATAGAAACATCtgattattaggctgtgtgcacatatagcagatttgtcacatttttttcgctataaaaccgcaaaaaaaacactcacattaagcatcttatttaatagaatgcaatctgcattttttgtgcacatgctgcgttgttttcctgagcggaatcgcattccagaaaaaaacgcagcatgttcattaaatttgcggaattgcggggattccgcacacctaggaatgcattgatctgcttacttcccgcatggggctatgcacaccatgcgggaagtaagcagatcatgtgcggttggtacccagggtggaggagaggagactctcctccacggactgggcaccatataattgttaaaaaaaaaaatgaattaaaataaaaaatagtgatatactcaccttctgatggccccggagtcttcccgcctctcagcggtggtgCACACGgccgcttccattcccagggatgctgtgtgtgaaggacctgcgataacgtcgctgtcacgtgacgtcatcgcaggtccttcacacacagcatctataggaacggaagccactgaggagatccggggccatcagaagacgagtataaccatttttttttttttattatttttaacattctatcttttattattgatgctgcataggctgcatcaatagtaaaaagttggtcacacttgtcaagcactatgtctgacaagtgtgaccaacctgtcaatcagttttccaagcgatgctacagatcgcttggaaaacgctagcattctgcaagctaattacgcttgaaaaacactagtttttagctggaatatgcatgccaattccgcatgcgatatacccgcggcaggagttgcagaatcttAGCCCAAGATTGGAAACAAGAGCAGCAAAAATGTGAAAACCAAAAATTCTCAAGGTTTTGTAAAATTAAGGGATTAGTCGTCTCCTCTGACTTTGATGCATCTTTGCCTGTCATGACAACAGTCTCATGAAAGTTTATAGACTGATTTTTGCTGTACTCTGCAATACTGTGGTGTAGCCGAGTATTGTACAAGCGGCAATGAGACGATCACAGGTTTAAGTCCTTTAAGAGGACTACaaagtgcagtaaaaaaaaaaaaaaaaaacacgtgtatCTCCATGTCAATAAAAACCTGATCAAAATATattaacccgatcagtaaacacTAATGAGAGAAATAAGAAATAAAAAGCGTCTAAAAGCCAGAATTGTGTGATTCAGCTGTGCAACAACGCAAAGAAAAAGATGCAACAACGTGATCAAAACCTGTAACATAGCCCATAATGGGATCAATAAAAACTAGGAGTTGGGGGTGCACTCATACCTTCTATGCAGcctacttaggctaagttcacactggcgttttttatgctaattttcagctgcgttttgcagtaccagcaaagtctatgagatttcagaaatctcatgcacacacattggttttttgtgtgatcagtattttgggctttgcagcgtttttttgacagagcatgtcacttctttcagcttttttaaCCCACTGActgttacatctagatggcaggctgcgtgatgcgtccatacagcctgtcatccagcagagcggacccgacccccattcacttgaatgggggccagaCAATACAGTGTCTGACACACGGCcatatgcatgacagcacggcaaacaccgccTCTGATCCGCGGGGAAACCATCctcgccggtcagacagccacggttcccacactgtTAAAACACAGCAAACGCTCAGCTGCGATCGGAGGTATAAagattacctccggtcactggtgtcagctgatggaactactactcccatcatccaacacctgctgctgctaattacagtgagagcggaggatgggagtattcatcagctgctcctgtgctgtaaataacctctgagatccccgctagcatcgTGAGACAGtcgcacggtgcagaggcgagGTCACCAGACTTTCACTGCGGTGTACTCGCCTCTACACCAtgtgactttctcacggtgctagcggggaatctcacagaggtcaccgcagttcatcccgGCCTCAGTGaagtcaccgccggtcactgaagctgcgctcgcagcagcccattcaccagtggttttcagccaggatgGTTGCATCttagcactgtccaggttgaaaacgaattatcccccagacatgggttACAGTGTgggacacaacgatggacaggtatggtatagtgagtttttttattttacttttattacaggagatcgagggagtTTGTGAATTAGGCCAGGACGCAAGTATGGTTTAActtgagaatattaaaggagtttgtgtcatttttttcaattaaaggactttattcttggtgtcttttcttacaatgtgacaatggggttagtaatgggggcgtcttgacGCCGTtcgattactaacctcggggcttgatgtcaccggacaatacaaaggtgacatcaaccccacatattAAagccatttgccaccgctacagggcaagtgggaagagccgggcaaagtgccaaaattggcgcatcttagagatacgccttttctgggatggctgagagctgatgtttttagcaaggggggcagtatccatggcttcTTCCCAGGCTAtcataatatcagcccacagctgtctgcgtagccttttctggttattaattataggggaccctacgtctttttttgggggggtactaattgtatttgtcactgacatctagatatctacctattctacgtgtatttactgtatgtaatccatctcttctatcctgtcggctgctgcattgattttacagtacacggcagatgaattgccagctattctatgtatgtaatataaatacatatatacatgcatacacacacattatatatccatgtagtctatgtgtatatatcgattctattctaacctgtcacactgtgattaTACTGATCgcggcacatgaattaccggctttatctatataatatataatgtatataatatatatacatagatctatagatgtcagtgacccgCATATCTATTCTCTATAAAGcctctctattctaacctgtcagtatgattttactgtagcggcacatgaattgctggcttttcaagggatctagaggtatggttctacaggaagtagttttttttttttcctctgggggcactcaactttattagcatgcacaaagagacaaaTTAGccccaaaaacacatgaaaaaaacaaaacaaaaaaaccacacACCAAAACatgtttttgccgcagcttctttcctgccaagaaatcaggttttgctgcagaaaaaaaatgcagcaaaaacgcccagtgtgaacttaccctaatacgAGCAGGCAATATTTCAGCTTGGCTCATCTCTACATCATATTACCTCCATCTACATTTATATATTTAACAAAGCATGAGTATTAATTCTATCCAATAATTAACTATTAATCTTTAGTATCCTTGCCATAACGGCCATGACGTGTGCATGTAGTAAAGCTGGTTAGATTAAGTTTCAAAACGGTCTTCAGAGCACTATATTTTTTACCTACCATGCTGGAAGACGACGTTTTTGTAAAAGGTATCGGAGCTGCATCCTCTTCACTGAGATCATCCTCTGGTATCAAGTTGGCTGTCTGGTCCTCTCCCTTTATCAGAAATTCACTTTTAAATGAAGCCTGGAGCCGATTCTCTCCGAAAGATCCATCATGAACCAAATCTTTTAGGTGATTGCTTTTATTCTTTGAGGTTTCACAGTTAGGGGGGGCAGGAGGTGGTCCCTCATCTCCACTTGAATCTTCAATGATTAGACTACTTACGTGACTAGTGAAATCATTCTGTGGTTCCTTTTTAAATGAAACAGGGTGAAGATCCTCTTCATCAGACTCTATGAGCAGACTGGTCATTTGACAACTTACATTTGCAATTTCCTGCTCAGTAAGATCTACAATCTCAGGAGGAGAAACTGGTTTTTTAACAATAGGTAGACTTCTTTGTTTAGGTTTTTCAGGGCCAACATTCGGTCTAAACCATGCTCCATCTGAAACCTTTAATTGCTCATTCAGTTGAGACTCCATCTGGACTAGTTCATGAGCCTTCTGAACCCTTTCTTGAATGTACTGCACTTCTTGTTCAGTTTCATATTCATTGTCTTCTTCTTGGGAGGAGATCTCATGTGCATAGATGAGGTCATGGTCTGAGATTCCAAAAATTGGTAAAGTATGCAAATAAGCGATGTGTTCATCTAGATGGGTGTCAGTTTTCCTCTGAGAGGAATGCATATTTTGAAGCTGAATCTGAGTGGAAGAGGTTTTGGTGTCTTCCAGAGAAAAAAGCTCTTTTAATTCTTGCTTTGAGAAGTAACGGAAAGGGTTTTTCTTATCACCGGTCGTTTGTCTTATTAAAGAGTCTTTGAAGATTTGCCTCCTATAGATTTTCTCCTCCACTGTGCCACAGGTTATAAGTCGATAGATTACTACATTTGCTTGCTGCCCTATTCTATAAGCTCTGTCAACTGCTTGTGCATCAGTAGCCGGATTCCAGCTCGGGTCAAAAATCACCACACGATCTGCTGAAGTTAAAGTCAGTCCAACGCCACCAACTTGTGTTGTTAGCAGCAATACAGAGTACCTCTGGTTAGTCTGAAAAATACTTATTCTTTTTTCTCGATCTAGGAGAGAAACTGTGCCATCAATGCGCATGATCTGAAAACCTTGGTTATTCAAGATACGATCGACCATATCAAGCATTTTTCTTGACTGTGAAAAAACCAGAGTTCGGTGACCTTCTTCTTTGAGTTTATTAAGGAGCGCAATCAAAAGACCAAGCTTTCCAGACTCCTCTATGAGAACTTCATCAGAAAGATGATCAAACTTTGTAACAGATTCGATGTAATTCTCTTCTGTGCCATCTCCCTCCAATCCAAGCTGGACACAGGCTCTTGCGGACAGAAGTCTCGGGTGATCACAGAGCTTCTTCAGAATGGTTAGTTCTGCTAGAGGAGACCTAGTGGTCATCAGCAATTCCTTGATTTGATCCAACGATATAAACTTTCGATACACCTCTTCCTGTATTGATGATAAGTAGACCCATATTATGAAATCATTCTTTCTTGTAAGAGAAGGCATTGTGCATAATTTAGTATTTGACTCAACGGCTGCCTGTTGCCCAGAAACCTTTTTATGCTGAACGTCATTCTTTGTCCGCCTCAGAAAATAGGGCTGAATTATTTTCATCAGGTTTTCAGATATCTTTAGACCAAGAGCTTTTTCACCTGGCGTGGCGTCTTTCTCTCTGGCTCTAGTTATTGGATTTTCATACTCCATTTTAAAAGTCTTAGCTGTTCCCAGGAGCGTTCCTTGACAAGCAAAATCGAACAAAGCCCACATCTCCCGTAGGTTGTTCTGGACTGGTGTGCCCGTTAGAAGAATACGATTCCTAGCTGGAATGGCTGAACAAGATTTGGCAGATTTTGTCGATGAGGATTTAATTTTATGAGCCTCATCTAAAATGATGTAATCCCAGGCAAAATCTCTTCCATTGTATGAGGAGAGCTGCTGCCAATTATTAATTAACATTTGGTAGGTGGTAATGAGAATCCCACCCTTTCTCTGGATTTTCTCTAGATTTCTGCTTCGCTCCTTTTTGCTGGTGCCATGAAATTCATTTACTCTCATGCCTGGAGTCCACTTCTCAAACTCTTTCACCCAATTACTGATTAGCGTTGTCGGCATTATCAATAATACATTATTAGTCAATTCAGCATCAAACATTCCAGAAAGAAAGGCAATAACCTGGATGGTCTTTCCAAGCCCCATGTCATCTGCCAAAATGCCGCCTTTTCTTCCATCCCTGTGAAGGCTGTACAAAAACGCAACACCTTCCTTTTGGTGTTCGAACAGTTTACTGTACAGTTCTTTGTAGAGCATCAGCCCGCTACCCAACACATCCACAAATTCATCGTCTTCTTCATTTTGGAGATCGAGCTGCTGGAGAGCCTCTTCCAGTTTTGCAATGCGACCTTTCAGCTTTTCACTCGGATGTATTTTGTCAGCTTTTTGGAAATATTCTATTGACTTTGGTAAGTTTCCATTCTTAGCTTCTTGCTTTGCTTTTTGAACATACctgcggggaaaaaaaaaatacattgatgaaTCAACATAGTTGTGAATTTTTGCCCTCTACCTTGTACAGACTTAGCAGCCAATTGCCAGATACCAACAAATGATGAATGTTCCTATCTCACTGCCAGAAGTAGGTGCACCAGGAGCAGGCCACGCTATCCCCTATAGTTTCTGCACACATCTATTTAAAAGCGACAAATGGCGGCCGCAGTTCTAACGGATCGTACTCATGTTATTATGCTTCACTGTGCAAATGACCAAGTGGTTAAAGGGAAGAAACAAACCAAAATCAGACCACACGTGGATGACATCTGGCTAGTCAGTTACACTGACCTAATGGAAAAGGAGAAGAAACTTTTTTCCTTTCCATTTCGCTTCTTTCAGGGTCATCCAGACAAAATgcgaagaaaaaaaaagttgtggtATGGAGACACGACACGTTCACTTCCATCTGCTCTGGTGGTCCCTTTCATCATATGTGACTACTGATATGTCGCCATTTATAAGATCTTATGTTTACATTGGTTTTAAGCTATTTAACGGGACAGTGTCCTAAGGGCGTAAGATTGCGCCTGCACTTTAGTATTGCCATCATGGATAGAATTACCCTTCTCAGATAGGCGACTTTCTGTGTTTCTCTTCTTTACTGTGTAGCATCCAGGTGTCGAGCTAATACTAGGAGgcgtttgtcttgttttttttcagatgattgctgCTCTTTTCACCTGATCAGATATTGCACTTGCATTTTGAATACTTCTATGCAGATTTTGACATTTTTGGAAAGAAAACGTAAGTAACCTCACGTGTCATTAATATTTCACATACTGCATATCCCTGGATCTATACCATCATACTTTTTTATTGATGCCAGTTTCTCCTTTTGTTGGAGGTTTTGCCTTGTCTTTTTATAAACTATTTGAATTTGTGTGTGTTTTAGCTTTTTTGACTTGAATAAGTTCTATTTTAATTCTACTGATTGCTAGAATCTCTTTCTATATGCCTCAGTATATTCATGGTCTGATAGGGATATTAGGTGTATACACATCACACGGGCCAGATTCTTCTGTGCGGCAGTCacctgaccacaagtatgtgatttgcgtaCATGTCGTCACGTGGCGACTAGACGTGCTCGGTCTGTTTTACTGTATTGCGTTAATTACTTGTTCACTGGTAACGCCCCTTTTTatgtaatctctggaggcagattctcagggagatctatgtccagcccagagATCTTAACATTTACATATCAgacaaatgtggatttctctgaaataaggcatCAGATCTTAAGGTGTCATGTTCTTCaggttcctatgacctacatgcacaGACTGCTTAGAAGggacaatcctactgacagattccctttaaaagtggtTTCAAAAATTGGGTTACGTTTTGGTGGTTTGCATTTTAGCACCTAGGGGCTCTGGTAAAGAAGCACTGCCACATTATATagcaatgtgtgtatatatgcatgtagtgtgtgtgtgtgtgtgtcagacgTGGCTTCTACAGTGGAAGCCTGTGGAGCGTCAGAACCTTGTAACAGACTAGCCAGCTGGCCGCGACTGCCGTGACATCAGAGCGGAGGCCGGAGAATATACTAATACACACACTACATGCACATATTCATTAGAAAATAAACCAAacatggagtgcttctttaaacccTTAACACAGACAATTTCTGCTTTTTCCGCACATCCTTCCTTGTCCCACAactcttatttttctgtccacacagACACATcgggtctgggggggggggggggtttcaggaCAAGTAGTACTTTTGGATGTCTCCATTCATTTTCTCATGATgtactgaaaaataagaaaaaaaacaaaaacccagcaATGCGGATATTGTTTTTATTGTGAAACTTTTGTGGTAAAAATAACCTGGAGACACGACTCTgctcatcagtatgattacagtgatgttAAACAGGTACAGTGTTTACTAATTTAGcaacgaaaaaaaaaaacccaaaatgttgGGGATTGTGTCGCCAGTTTACGAGGCCCGGATCAACGATAGCTGCTCCTGCGGAGGTGCCATTTTCAGActgatttattttttaattaatgtaTACCATCAAATAAAAGAATTAATCCCTTCACAACCTcagccgtactagtactgtggagGACACTTCCCTCCCTTTCAtgagggctctggcggtgagccaacatctttcctggcacatgtcagctgttcaaaacaactgacacgtGCCCAGAACAGTCGCGAGTGAATCGCGATCCACCAGCACgcattaaccccttaaatgccgctgtcaaacgatgACAGCAGGCATTTAACAGGCGCTCCCGGCAATAGCGCCAGAAATCCGCCCATCGCGTCGGAAATCTGCTCACTGCTGACCCCGGTGATCATtgcctgtatatagcagagctgatcgggtgatggcagcttctagtcaaaggctacttttacactagcgtcgtgcgctgcacgttgctatgcgtcgttttggagaaaaaaacgcatcctgcaaaagtgcttgcaggatgtgtttgttctccatagacttattaacgacgcattgccacacatcgcaacagtcgtgcgacggttgcgtcggaccgtcgccaccaaaaaacgttacatgtaacgttttttggtgcgtctgcagcatttccgaccgcgcatgcgcggccagaactccgcccccgcacctcacaatggggcagtggatgcgttgaaaaacagcatccgctgcccccgttgtgcggcgcttccacactatgcgtcggtgcgctgcaacgtcgcatagcgacgtgcagtgcacgacgctagtgtgaaagtagcctaacatggagactattgaagcatggcaaaagtttaaaaaaaaataataaaattgtttaaaaaattaaaatatatacacagtacagagcaaaagtttggacacacctcatttaaagatttttctgtattttcatgactatgaaaattgtaatttcacactgaaggcatcaaaactatgaattaacacatgtggaattatatacttaacaaaaaagtgtgaaactgaaaatatgtcttatattctaggttcttcaaggtagccaccttttgctttgatgactgctttgcacactcttggcattctcttgatgagcttcaagaagtagtcaccgggaatggtcttccaacaatcttgaaggagttcacagagatgcttagcacttgttggcccttttgtcttcactctgcggtccagctcaccccaaaccatctcaattgggttcaggtctggtgactgtggaggccaggtcatctggcgtagcaccccatcactctccttcttggtcaaatatcccttgcacaccctggaggtgtgtttggggtcattgtcctgttgaaaaataaatgatggtccaactaaacgcaaaccagatggaatagcatgccgctgcaagatgctgtggtagccatgctggttcagtatgccttcaatttttaataaatcctccacagtgtcatcagcaaagcacccccacaccatcacacctcctcctccatgcttcactgtgggaaccagacatgtagagtccatccgttcaccttttctgcgtcgcacaaagacacggtggttggaaccaaagatctcaaatttggactcctcagaccaaagcacagatttccactggtctaatgtccattccttgtgctctttagcccaaacaagtctcttctgcttgttgcctgtccttagcagtggtttcctagcagctattttaccatgaaggcctgctgcacaaagtctcctcttaaggccggAGTCTCACACaaagtataaaaatacggtccgtttttgatggccgagatacgcagaaaatttccagaacattgatccgtattcaatgcgttgatgcgatttttttctctaaaaattatccgtgtatcatccgtatggcgagattctctcgccggcttgcaaaatggacatagaatggcctCTAATTTtcgtaaaaacacacacacatatatatatatatatatatatttatttaataccgcgctagatagcagaaaagccagtaattcaattgctggcttttgccatctccttcccaaacccaacaggatatgagacatgattacatacagtaaaccatttcatatccttttttttttttttttttacatattccgcactactgttagtagtgtctgtgtgcaaaatttgggggctctagctattaaaataaagggttaactcACAGAAAAAAATCTGTCATCTCTTATAACACTTGTCatctcgacctcacatctgtcattttccgatcactccactattttcacctcacgcctctcattttcacctcagtatatacatgtttgtcatctcccttatatatagtatacacctgtatgtcacctcctgtatatacctgtatgtcatctcccctgtaaatagtatatacctgccgtacgtcatctcctcctgtatattgtatatacagtcatggccaaaagtattcacacccctgcaattctgtcagttactactcagtttcttcctgaaaatgattgcaaacacaaattctttggtattattatattcatttaatttgtcttaaatgaaaaaaacacaaaaagaattgttctaaagccaaattggatataattccacaccaaacataaaaaagggggtggacaaaagtattggcactgttcaaaaaatcatgtgatgcttctctaatttgtgtaattaacagcacctgtaacttacctgtgccacctaacaggtgttggcaataactaaatcacacttgcagccagttgacatggattaaagttgactcaacctctgtcctgtgtccttgtgtgtaccacattgagcatggagaaaagaaagaagaccaaagaactgtctgaggacttgagaaaccaaattgtgaggaagcatgagcaatctcaaggctacaagtccatctccaaagacctgaatgttcctgtgtataccgtgtcatcaagaagtttaaagcccatggcactgtggctaacctccctagatgtggacggaaaagaaaaattgacaagagacttcaacgcaagattgtgcggatgttggataaagaacctcgactaacatccaaacaaaagAGAAAACAAGGGGTTGGCGCAAAGTAATCCTAAATACAGGTATTTGCTGCAAATATCCCTGACGAAGGAGACCGTGTTCTCCGAAACGCATTGGAATTTGGTCCTCATCACGCCTCGTACCCTCGCCGGGTCACGTGACTATTATGTCACAGAAGCCCTGTCGGCTTTTCTCTTCACCGCGGACTTCAAACACAGGCTTCTGCACGCTTGTGCACCGGCGGGTAGCAGGCTTTGGGGAGCGTGGGTCACCGGCCGGGACCGCGCTCCtgtcagtatatatattttttcattcgaTTTTTTGGCTGCTACACTTCATCGAGAGTGACTTCATAGTGTGAA is a window of Ranitomeya variabilis isolate aRanVar5 chromosome 2, aRanVar5.hap1, whole genome shotgun sequence DNA encoding:
- the ERCC6L gene encoding DNA excision repair protein ERCC-6-like: MEFEDTRPRCSDDFGTVSRMEEDPELAEKYERYVQKAKQEAKNGNLPKSIEYFQKADKIHPSEKLKGRIAKLEEALQQLDLQNEEDDEFVDVLGSGLMLYKELYSKLFEHQKEGVAFLYSLHRDGRKGGILADDMGLGKTIQVIAFLSGMFDAELTNNVLLIMPTTLISNWVKEFEKWTPGMRVNEFHGTSKKERSRNLEKIQRKGGILITTYQMLINNWQQLSSYNGRDFAWDYIILDEAHKIKSSSTKSAKSCSAIPARNRILLTGTPVQNNLREMWALFDFACQGTLLGTAKTFKMEYENPITRAREKDATPGEKALGLKISENLMKIIQPYFLRRTKNDVQHKKVSGQQAAVESNTKLCTMPSLTRKNDFIIWVYLSSIQEEVYRKFISLDQIKELLMTTRSPLAELTILKKLCDHPRLLSARACVQLGLEGDGTEENYIESVTKFDHLSDEVLIEESGKLGLLIALLNKLKEEGHRTLVFSQSRKMLDMVDRILNNQGFQIMRIDGTVSLLDREKRISIFQTNQRYSVLLLTTQVGGVGLTLTSADRVVIFDPSWNPATDAQAVDRAYRIGQQANVVIYRLITCGTVEEKIYRRQIFKDSLIRQTTGDKKNPFRYFSKQELKELFSLEDTKTSSTQIQLQNMHSSQRKTDTHLDEHIAYLHTLPIFGISDHDLIYAHEISSQEEDNEYETEQEVQYIQERVQKAHELVQMESQLNEQLKVSDGAWFRPNVGPEKPKQRSLPIVKKPVSPPEIVDLTEQEIANVSCQMTSLLIESDEEDLHPVSFKKEPQNDFTSHVSSLIIEDSSGDEGPPPAPPNCETSKNKSNHLKDLVHDGSFGENRLQASFKSEFLIKGEDQTANLIPEDDLSEEDAAPIPFTKTSSSSMGAGSSLLNGHSGIKDIAATANSSDIKKSQNILQSCIFKAAKLEQPRLMGNNGSLKEDPNLSLSKSQLQCDFNLVLEDSMDNDKLSASENEMQSLMETSLAPVTDALLVLDDSDNLSQEGNSLERSMELGRSVDMENPKHRCEGPDVPETFQNEMDILNSCQENSKSEVGIFDSEESDEEVFSIRRKATKRIDSESEVESSLFVNDENEVLFSPLNSPSVKLLSASTPKLDKRLSDKLVQRSSLGRRRSIASRRSLVHVAVEEATDIQENINDGDEDSDQGEEEKLLSTEAQEADEEEHEMTDEQAGETLALDYSLPSGENDEADSFVVKSSSSEELSEESTGEVELISDEQVDYMAPEIKTNQTKELGQEDLYSVLVNRGKEYKDCGHVKEALDCFLKALDIRSGDPEVMMITLSLYRQLS